The Ovis aries strain OAR_USU_Benz2616 breed Rambouillet chromosome 6, ARS-UI_Ramb_v3.0, whole genome shotgun sequence DNA segment gcattttatttatcactattattgctgctaagttgcttcagtcgtttccgactctgtgcgaccccatagaaggaagcccaccaggctcccccatccctgggattctcaaggcaagaacactggagtgggttgccatttccttctccaatgcgtgaaagtgaaaagtgaaagtgaagtcgctcagtcgtgtctgactcttcgtgaccccatggactgcagcctaccaggctccgctgtccatgggattttccaggcgagagtactggagtggggtgccaaaatAGCCAAGTCCTTATTACCATTTGTTAAAGCTACTTCCAGAGATAAAGCACTCATTTAACTCCCACAGAAACCCAGGCCCCATGCGCCCCATTGGATCCCTGGCTCCCCTCAAAACCCTGGGGTTTCTGACTCCTTCAGATGTCCCAGATGAAATCACACTACAGAAATAGTTGATATCCTTCTGACTCAGAGCAAAACAGACTCCCTCAGTGTCACAGCGAATGCTATACTTTAAGCTATGCTACAGATCTACACCCAAACCTCCAGAAGCTAGggcttcatttttaataaatatgctCATGGGGTTACACTCAGCAGAGCCCAAGAACCAAAGACCGCTAATAAGTTCCTCTACCTTGAAATTCACGACCCATTCATCCAATGTACCTTTCCAATTTCATTTCTCATTCCCTCTGGAATCTCAATGTGTCAGACTGAACCATGCTCAATCCCTGTCGGCAATACTCTCTTCACCTCTTGTGAAAACTTACCCAGCATTCAGGTTCCACCTCAAATACCACCCCCAGATTCTCAGCTACTTTAATGTCATTTCCTCTCCAAACTTCAACCATAGTTAAATTTTCCTGTattaagttatatatattttgcttgtATTTGTATCAATGTAACACACCTAACCTCCCCTTACAAATTAACTCTTGAAAAGCAAAGTGAGGTCAGATTTGGTACAGGGACTGAGCCAGATCATTTCACAGAATGAGTTGAATAAACTGGAAGCAAACCATGTCTCTGAACCAATTTATCTTATAAAGACCAACACCTCTCAAATCTTTCCACTtaggtctttgtgtgtgtgtgaagttgctcagtcgtgtccaactctttgcaaccccgtggacttagcgcgccaaactcctctgtccatgggattctccaggcaagaataccggagtgggttgccatttcctagccAGTGGGGTTAATTAAGAGCAAGAGCCTCAATAAAACCTGGAATGAATCCTCTTACCAGCTGTGAAACTTTGAGCAACAAGCCTTGGGTTTTCcacaaaagtaagtaaataaattgaTACCTCCCCGATGGACTTTTgacagcttttctttttaaaataggaaaggcCGCACAGctcggcatgcaggatctcagctcCAAaatcagggatggaatctgggccccctgcattgggagctctgaGTCTTCTTCCCCACTGGACCAAGTCCCTGACAGTGTTTATCATAAAAACCACTGAGTAAGTATTATCCTTATACACCCTACTCCTACCTATGCCActacctggagaaaggaacggcaacccactccagtattcttgtctggaaaattccatgcaaagaggagcctgatgggctacaatccacagggtcgcaaatagtcagacacaactgagcacacacacacgccactaCCAATCCTCATCCATATCCACAAGACCCAACAATCTCCCAATAACCCCCTTTACCCTCATGAAGCCTTCAGGTTCATGCACGTACCATTTCCTTAGCCTTAACAATGTAGAGAAACTGTTCCCAGCATGCATCCTTTGTTGAATGCCTTTACTATCCACACTGGGGCACATTCAGTCTCTGGGACCCCAAAGGTTTCCCTGCCCTGTTCAAACCTCATCAATCCCCATATTTGTAAGAATCAAGCCAAAAACCTGTCCTATAGGGCCTTTCCTGACCTGTGACATTTCTACCTTTCCTAACATCTCCCACAATGCTCTGCTCCAACCACGTTAGAATCATACCCAGCTGTTTTGTTTCTACAATCTTTAGACTTTCCACTCCCCATCATCTACCTAACCTTCTTACCAGATCAGGACTCAACTTTTTAATTTCTACATAGCATAAAGATGTCAAAACATCATACCTAAATTAACtggaatataattaatataacttttaaatttgtACAGCACCAATTATCTCCAATCAAGGAAGGACTCTAGAATATGCAACTCTTCTCACTAATCTATTGATTAGCATGcagtgccacacacacacacacacacacacacacacacacgcacacttgtTTAAGACAGCCCCTCTGGTTTCAGTTACTTACCTGTCGCGGACACATTTAGCACACATGGAACCACCATATGCTCGGCTGacatgtttctttgttttagaCAACCTCATGAGAACTTTTGGTCTCACAGCACGAACCTGCATAAAGAAAACGCTGAGATTATTTTGTGAAGCTTTAACAGAAATTTTCCTTGATATTTCATGAGTGTGAAGTGTAAACATTAACCATCTACCCGAACAGCATTTCACTCTATTTGTCTTACAGGCTTTAAAAGCAAGCCTACGTTCTTCAGATTTGGATCAtaagtggtggtggtgaagtcgctcagtcatgtctgactctttgcgaccccatggactatagcccaccaggctcttccgaccacggaattttccaggcaagaatactggagtgggttgccatttccttctccagaggatcttcccaacccagggatcgaacccaggtctcccacactgcgggcagatgctgtaccatctgagccaccaaggagctTGGTGGATCATAAACCCTTAGTAATTCCCCACCCTCCTACTGGTGACCTCTCCTTCACTCACTCCCTTATGGAGGAATTAATGTTCAGAAGTGCAACCCTTGTTACTCATCGCAAAAGGTTCACTTACCCCTCTAAGTCGGCCTGGGCACACACCACATGCAGATTTTGGTGCTTTCCCAACCTTCTTGGTATAAAGGTAAACAATTCTATTACCAGGGGTCCGGGACCTAGGAAGTAAGAGAATAGACAACAGCTCAGCATTCCGCAGAATAAATGACAATACCTGTATTAAATTCTGCAAATACTTACAGCCTGGTTTTGTTAGAGGCTGTATTGTAGGATAGCCTACGACGGTATGTCAGACGCTGCACCATCCTGAATGCCTAAAtagttaagaaaaaacaaacaaactcaaacCTTAAAATGGAATCACAGTTTACACATTATCCATGTATGTTTTTATACAGGATATCCTTGCACTAAGGTATCTTATGAGGATTCCATGTTTTAAAACTGGCTGGCCCTCTGTACGGGCAAATTCTGTATCCACAGATTCAACAAACTGCAGAGCaaaaatattcaaggaaaaaaaaaattcagcaagttccaaagagcaaacgtTGAATCCGCTGTATGCTTATAACTATTTACATAGCTGTTCACATTGTATTATGTTTTATAagcaatctagagatgatttaaagtatacggGAGGATTTTATATGAAGGACTCGAGTACCAGGGATTTTGGAATCCTCCGGGTTCCTGGAATAATCCCTCGAAACACCGATGGACAGCTGTACTTCTCAATTTCCAGTTAACCACCCCAAATAACATATTAATAAAACACACATTACACTGGAACTGTCAGCCGACACGGAACCGGCCGTTTGCCTCTCCAAAACCAAGACAG contains these protein-coding regions:
- the RPL34 gene encoding large ribosomal subunit protein eL34, with the translated sequence MVQRLTYRRRLSYNTASNKTRLSRTPGNRIVYLYTKKVGKAPKSACGVCPGRLRGVRAVRPKVLMRLSKTKKHVSRAYGGSMCAKCVRDRIKRAFLIEEQKIVVKVLKAQAQSQKAK